In Synechococcus sp. KORDI-100, a single window of DNA contains:
- a CDS encoding tRNA-(ms[2]io[6]A)-hydroxylase yields the protein MTTTATPEKSTASIRWLASATSQSWLDQANAHPIEVLIDHAHCERKAAGAAVQMMFRYLCEPGLGEALSPLAREELEHFEQVLTVLQSKGRYLEPLPAPAYGAELARSIRKGEPERMLDSFLVAGLIEARSHERMALLAEHSSDPQLRELYGNLLTSEARHFGLYWTLAETRWPRDQIFSRLKELAEVETLALTGQLSRPEDVRMHSVGIVVPD from the coding sequence ATGACCACGACAGCGACCCCGGAGAAGTCCACGGCATCGATTCGCTGGCTGGCATCCGCCACGAGTCAGAGCTGGCTGGATCAGGCCAACGCTCATCCCATCGAAGTGCTGATTGACCATGCGCATTGCGAGCGCAAGGCTGCTGGGGCAGCGGTTCAGATGATGTTCCGCTACCTCTGCGAACCAGGGCTGGGAGAGGCGCTCAGTCCCCTTGCGCGGGAAGAACTGGAGCATTTCGAGCAGGTCCTGACGGTGCTTCAGTCCAAAGGCCGTTATCTGGAACCCCTCCCGGCGCCGGCTTACGGCGCTGAACTCGCTCGGAGCATCCGCAAGGGAGAACCGGAGCGGATGCTCGATTCGTTTCTCGTGGCCGGCTTGATTGAGGCGCGGAGTCACGAGCGCATGGCTCTGTTGGCTGAACACAGCTCCGATCCACAACTCAGAGAGCTCTACGGCAATCTCCTCACCAGTGAGGCACGACATTTTGGGTTGTATTGGACGTTGGCTGAAACCCGTTGGCCACGAGATCAGATTTTCAGCCGCTTAAAAGAACTTGCGGAGGTGGAGACATTGGCGTTGACCGGCCAGCTCAGCAGACCCGAAGATGTCAGGATGCATTCAGTAGGAATCGTCGTTCCAGACTGA
- a CDS encoding carboxymuconolactone decarboxylase family protein: MDLHDNAVTGDDDLCNALSAVNPAFGDFCVRVAAEAWGKPLIDQKTKALLAVALDVDNQSFHGPGVPFEAHVTMALKQGTTFAELEELLLWTCVYCGFNKAAGAFGRLNELKEKYKDKFPSA, encoded by the coding sequence ATGGATCTGCACGACAACGCTGTTACCGGAGATGATGATCTGTGTAATGCGTTATCCGCCGTTAATCCTGCGTTCGGAGATTTTTGCGTTCGCGTCGCGGCCGAGGCATGGGGGAAGCCTCTTATTGATCAGAAAACAAAGGCTTTGCTGGCGGTCGCTTTGGATGTAGACAATCAATCGTTCCATGGCCCGGGTGTACCTTTTGAGGCCCATGTCACCATGGCTCTCAAACAGGGAACCACATTTGCAGAGCTTGAGGAACTGTTGCTTTGGACATGTGTTTACTGCGGTTTCAACAAAGCTGCAGGAGCCTTTGGTCGGCTGAATGAACTCAAGGAAAAGTACAAAGATAAATTTCCTTCTGCATAA
- a CDS encoding DJ-1/PfpI family protein has product MLLSAHGNSKGKIGVFIEDHFDMTEYRLFNRRFPAAGYDIQYISNLWGNPTLQFGSNPDNGWVEEHLTVSKDVKDVNPSDYVGFLLIGAYATDRLRYTVKPEKGKPNDAPAVELMRKIFATPGVKVGTICHSLWLLCADRTLLEGKKVTCAHNILCDVENAGGLVQYGDDGTVGSVVDGDLITAKHPAFTDELIDIYLKEIEKS; this is encoded by the coding sequence ATGTTGCTCAGCGCACACGGTAATTCGAAGGGAAAAATCGGCGTCTTCATTGAAGACCACTTCGATATGACTGAATATCGACTGTTCAACAGACGATTCCCTGCTGCCGGATACGATATTCAATATATATCCAACCTCTGGGGAAATCCCACACTTCAATTCGGTTCCAATCCAGACAATGGCTGGGTTGAAGAACATTTGACCGTATCGAAAGACGTAAAAGATGTAAATCCCAGTGATTATGTTGGATTTTTATTGATTGGTGCCTACGCCACCGATCGTCTTCGTTACACTGTTAAACCTGAGAAAGGCAAACCAAATGATGCTCCTGCTGTTGAATTGATGAGAAAGATCTTTGCGACGCCAGGCGTGAAGGTTGGAACGATTTGCCACTCGCTCTGGCTGTTATGTGCCGACCGCACATTGCTGGAGGGCAAAAAAGTGACTTGCGCTCACAACATTCTCTGCGATGTTGAAAACGCAGGTGGCCTTGTTCAGTATGGTGATGACGGAACAGTCGGCAGTGTGGTGGATGGCGACCTGATCACTGCCAAACACCCTGCCTTTACTGACGAGCTGATTGATATTTACCTTAAGGAGATCGAGAAATCCTGA
- a CDS encoding tetratricopeptide repeat protein: protein MTAAGQDHNRAGVEAAMRGDLGSAERAFRRALQENPNNPGVFLNITRLLQMQKRDRELIQLFETSFSKRDPAILPDPLKSMLAQSAFRISDYRMVIRLLKDLETSQLQRPDVSLPLSEAYLRAGQLSDAKTLLQQALRANPNDPSLITNLAIVQMEQGDYATAETLYQQVIQQHPQQFLGHYNLGRFFQTLGRVDEARQAFLVCQQLVPHAPEAKKALQELDASSQHGASATLNPLEACYAAIESQHWQLASDRLKQYRKTIDHIRWTAAICELPSKWQAEFGDPAGFSPTHLVQTSQLFDQHDVVLKTLVEEIRTLDSLVWNRAGKPTRDGFQTHEMLAGAQTACVLALNKSLKMALDGYLSKQLSFPIPLEPDPESISGWAVILKQGGYQKRHIHPEAKISGVLYLCVDKITSSDDSPDGNLMFSTPSPLKITPKAGRVVLFPSFLPHETIPQTSISEERICIAFNFS, encoded by the coding sequence ATGACAGCAGCCGGCCAAGATCACAACCGTGCAGGCGTGGAGGCTGCCATGCGAGGAGATCTTGGCTCCGCAGAGCGGGCCTTTCGGCGAGCTCTTCAGGAGAACCCCAACAATCCTGGCGTCTTCCTGAATATCACCAGGCTTTTGCAGATGCAGAAGCGCGACCGAGAGCTGATCCAGCTGTTTGAAACAAGTTTTTCGAAACGCGATCCAGCGATTCTCCCTGATCCGTTGAAAAGCATGTTGGCTCAATCAGCCTTCCGGATCTCTGATTACCGCATGGTGATTCGATTGCTGAAGGATCTCGAAACCAGCCAATTGCAACGGCCCGACGTCTCGCTTCCTCTCAGCGAGGCCTACCTCCGGGCAGGGCAACTCTCGGATGCCAAAACACTGCTTCAGCAAGCGCTTCGTGCCAACCCCAATGACCCATCCCTGATCACAAATCTGGCCATTGTGCAGATGGAGCAGGGTGATTACGCAACAGCAGAAACGCTGTATCAACAGGTGATCCAACAACATCCCCAGCAATTTCTGGGTCACTACAATCTCGGGCGCTTTTTTCAAACCCTGGGGCGAGTTGATGAAGCACGCCAAGCCTTTCTTGTCTGCCAGCAACTTGTGCCCCACGCGCCAGAGGCAAAAAAGGCACTGCAAGAACTCGATGCCAGTTCCCAACATGGCGCGTCAGCAACCCTGAATCCTTTGGAGGCCTGCTATGCGGCGATCGAATCCCAACATTGGCAGCTCGCCTCTGATCGACTGAAGCAATATCGAAAAACGATTGATCACATTCGTTGGACGGCAGCCATCTGTGAATTGCCGTCAAAATGGCAAGCTGAATTTGGTGATCCAGCAGGCTTTAGCCCAACCCATTTGGTTCAAACATCACAACTTTTCGATCAGCATGATGTGGTGTTGAAAACCTTGGTCGAAGAGATCCGAACACTCGACAGCTTGGTTTGGAACCGGGCAGGGAAACCAACCCGAGACGGGTTTCAAACCCACGAAATGCTTGCCGGAGCTCAAACCGCGTGCGTACTGGCACTGAACAAAAGCTTGAAAATGGCTCTTGACGGCTATTTGTCAAAACAGCTGTCCTTTCCAATCCCGCTCGAACCGGATCCTGAATCGATCAGCGGCTGGGCTGTGATCCTGAAACAAGGGGGATATCAGAAACGCCATATCCACCCGGAAGCCAAGATCAGTGGTGTGCTTTATCTCTGCGTCGACAAGATCACATCATCGGATGACTCTCCTGATGGCAACCTGATGTTCTCAACACCATCTCCATTGAAGATCACGCCGAAGGCTGGCAGGGTTGTGTTGTTTCCGAGCTTTCTTCCCCACGAAACGATTCCTCAGACCAGTATATCTGAAGAACGCATCTGTATCGCTTTTAATTTTTCCTAG
- a CDS encoding AGE family epimerase/isomerase, with translation MTTSNQLNFPFSDLVAGYIRSVSYPEIFDCKGMVELETSDGRIYSVKITDACYAEIVRNLGEPFQVAPDIKQILVEDRFVHAYGIFYPEESGLKFEAKHMLLFGQTKDDLRIEEQNWWIHQIQQLLNFYLESQFSVEEGETIDFKNFRTDLSAEGDKQDGVQNLDTISRLIYGFATAYMITGDERALEASINGTEYMQRHFRHQNKSEGICYWYSQIDIQSDGSLRKYMGSTAGGDEGGNAIPCYEQIYALAGPTQTYRLTGSPTIRTDIDDTISFLNRYYKDHGPYGGYYSHVDPVTFDPKADSLGVNKAKKNWNSVGDHAPAYLINLYLATGEQGYATFLEDTFDTICDHFPDYGYSPFMNEKFFDDWTHDLKWGIHQARCVVGHNLKVAWNLTRMQSLMPKDSYKTFAHQIADAIPPAGCDNQRGGWYDMMERTLKDGEEHYRRVWHDRKAWWQQEQGILAYYIMAGVYDDKPEYLRFAREGSAFYNGWFLDYEQGGVYFNVLANGQPYSLGSERGKGSHSMAGYHSFELCFLAAIYSNLLVNKMPMDFFFKPEPHAWPDNKLRVAPDLLPPGSIELAEVWIDDKNYTDFDREKLIVNLPETDKAVRVRVRIEPAGLGFSAGLTNYENSIGTFTLDGDLTKCKLPFLKRAVERVPGMNGMILDMSNLKSVDDTGWNYLLFTKQQRGANFSLQLKGLNPEITQGLKDAELDEEFAVIG, from the coding sequence ATGACCACCTCCAATCAACTCAACTTTCCTTTCTCCGACCTAGTTGCAGGCTACATCCGCAGCGTTTCCTACCCGGAGATTTTCGACTGCAAGGGAATGGTCGAGCTGGAAACATCTGACGGTCGCATCTATTCAGTCAAGATTACTGACGCTTGTTACGCCGAAATCGTTCGCAACCTTGGCGAACCTTTCCAGGTTGCTCCTGACATAAAGCAGATACTCGTTGAGGATCGCTTCGTTCACGCCTACGGAATTTTTTATCCCGAGGAAAGCGGGCTGAAGTTTGAAGCCAAACACATGCTCCTGTTTGGTCAAACGAAGGATGATCTACGAATTGAGGAGCAGAACTGGTGGATTCATCAGATCCAGCAATTGTTGAACTTCTATCTGGAATCCCAATTCTCCGTGGAAGAAGGGGAAACCATCGACTTCAAGAACTTCCGCACCGACCTCAGCGCCGAAGGCGACAAACAGGATGGGGTTCAGAACCTGGATACCATCTCCCGCCTGATCTACGGCTTTGCCACGGCTTACATGATCACCGGTGATGAGCGTGCCCTGGAGGCGTCCATCAACGGGACAGAGTACATGCAACGCCATTTCCGTCATCAAAACAAATCCGAAGGGATCTGCTACTGGTACAGCCAAATTGACATCCAAAGTGATGGCTCACTGCGTAAGTACATGGGCTCCACGGCTGGGGGAGATGAAGGAGGTAATGCCATTCCCTGCTACGAGCAGATCTATGCACTGGCTGGTCCCACCCAGACCTATCGCCTGACAGGATCGCCAACCATCCGGACGGATATTGACGACACCATTTCCTTCCTGAACCGCTACTACAAGGACCATGGTCCATACGGCGGTTATTACTCTCACGTGGATCCGGTCACGTTCGACCCCAAGGCGGATTCACTGGGTGTGAACAAGGCCAAGAAGAACTGGAACTCCGTTGGCGACCACGCACCGGCTTATCTGATCAATCTCTACCTGGCGACGGGTGAGCAGGGCTACGCCACATTCCTTGAGGACACCTTCGACACCATCTGCGATCACTTCCCGGATTACGGCTACAGCCCGTTCATGAACGAGAAGTTCTTCGACGACTGGACCCATGATCTCAAGTGGGGCATCCACCAGGCCCGTTGCGTTGTGGGTCACAACCTCAAGGTGGCCTGGAACCTGACCCGGATGCAGAGCCTGATGCCGAAGGACAGCTACAAAACCTTCGCCCATCAGATTGCTGATGCTATTCCCCCTGCCGGTTGCGATAACCAGCGCGGTGGTTGGTACGACATGATGGAGCGGACGCTCAAAGATGGCGAAGAGCACTATCGCCGTGTTTGGCACGACCGCAAGGCCTGGTGGCAGCAGGAACAAGGAATCCTTGCGTATTACATCATGGCTGGCGTTTATGACGACAAGCCTGAATATCTGCGCTTCGCCCGAGAAGGCAGCGCCTTCTACAACGGCTGGTTCCTTGACTATGAGCAAGGCGGTGTTTACTTCAACGTTCTTGCCAACGGTCAGCCCTATTCACTCGGATCCGAGCGCGGTAAGGGAAGCCACTCCATGGCTGGTTATCACTCCTTCGAACTCTGTTTCCTGGCAGCGATCTACTCCAACCTGCTCGTGAACAAGATGCCGATGGACTTCTTCTTCAAGCCAGAGCCCCATGCTTGGCCGGACAACAAGCTGCGTGTCGCTCCAGACCTGCTGCCCCCTGGCAGCATCGAGCTTGCAGAAGTCTGGATTGACGACAAGAATTACACCGACTTTGATCGTGAAAAACTGATCGTCAACCTGCCTGAAACAGACAAAGCCGTGAGAGTTCGCGTGCGCATTGAACCAGCAGGGCTTGGATTCAGTGCCGGACTGACCAATTACGAAAACTCCATTGGCACCTTCACACTGGATGGTGATCTAACCAAGTGCAAACTTCCCTTCCTGAAGCGCGCCGTCGAACGCGTTCCCGGCATGAATGGGATGATCCTCGACATGTCCAATCTCAAGTCGGTTGATGACACCGGCTGGAATTACCTGTTGTTCACCAAGCAGCAGCGCGGTGCGAACTTCAGTCTGCAACTCAAGGGTTTGAACCCCGAGATCACGCAGGGGCTCAAGGATGCAGAGCTCGACGAAGAGTTTGCAGTGATTGGCTGA
- the glgX gene encoding glycogen debranching protein GlgX, whose translation MTSLATAPITTTLGGYPLEPTGTALRRWSGSSHPFGASVTESGVNFALYSANATAVTLLLFNSPEDADPVRVIELDSQKNHSFNIWHVFIEGARHGMGYAYRVDGPHEPWNGHRFDPEKVLIDPYAKANNLSRWKRGDACFPGDNLHTSMRSVIIDIDDYDWEGDRPLQTPMAQSVIYEMHVGGFTKSPTSGVKNPGTFLGLIEKIPYLKQLGVTAVELLPPLCFDHTDVLREHDGKKLVNYWGYSTVGYFAPHQAYCVSNNDGQHIKEFRDMVKALHKAGIEVILDVVFNHTDEGNHQGPTFCFKGIDNSTYYYLTGVDGSREFYYDYTGCGNTFNCNHPVGEKLILDSLRFWVEEMHVDGFRFDEGSVLSRGESGAPMEHPPVIWAIELDDVLAKSKVIAEAWDAAGLYQIGYFPGARWAEWNGKYRDAIRGFVKGDPGLISEVASRITGSSDLYQWHREEPVNSINFITAHDGFTLYDLTAYNEKHNWANGEGNNDGINDNVSWNCGVEGETEDQWINDLRARQVKNFATIMMISMGVPMIVAGDEFKRSQGGNNNTYCHDNEINWFNWDKINSPDSQEMIRFWSKLIEKRLKFKNHFSGRYFAGKTNRFNISDIHWHGPVVNQPGWNDPQARCLAFTLGDTADDTDGTNNIHVMMNMYWDAIDFEIPQFEGLNWYRTIDTSLRSPEDIVDYDQQVKINDGRYVVTGRSIVVLFSRETT comes from the coding sequence ATGACGTCACTTGCGACTGCCCCCATCACGACGACGTTAGGTGGTTATCCACTGGAACCAACCGGCACTGCGTTGCGCCGCTGGTCTGGCTCCTCCCATCCGTTTGGAGCATCAGTGACGGAATCGGGGGTGAACTTTGCGCTCTACAGCGCAAACGCAACGGCAGTGACCCTCTTGCTGTTTAACAGCCCAGAAGATGCTGACCCGGTTCGAGTGATCGAACTCGATTCCCAGAAAAATCACAGTTTCAATATCTGGCATGTGTTCATTGAAGGCGCCCGCCATGGGATGGGTTATGCCTATCGCGTCGATGGCCCCCACGAACCATGGAATGGTCACCGCTTTGACCCCGAGAAGGTTCTGATTGACCCATACGCCAAGGCCAACAATCTCTCGCGGTGGAAACGAGGTGACGCCTGTTTCCCCGGAGACAACCTTCACACCAGCATGCGCAGCGTAATCATCGATATCGATGATTACGACTGGGAAGGTGATCGACCACTTCAGACTCCCATGGCGCAGTCTGTGATCTATGAAATGCATGTGGGTGGATTCACCAAAAGTCCAACCAGTGGAGTCAAAAACCCAGGAACATTTCTAGGCCTAATCGAAAAAATTCCTTATCTCAAGCAATTAGGCGTCACGGCTGTTGAACTACTGCCGCCTCTCTGCTTCGACCATACCGATGTGCTGCGTGAGCACGACGGTAAAAAACTGGTGAATTACTGGGGATACAGCACCGTTGGTTATTTTGCACCTCACCAGGCTTACTGCGTCTCCAACAACGATGGACAACACATCAAGGAATTCAGAGATATGGTCAAAGCCCTGCACAAAGCAGGGATTGAGGTAATTCTGGATGTGGTCTTCAACCACACTGATGAAGGGAATCATCAGGGGCCGACATTCTGTTTCAAGGGAATTGATAATTCAACCTACTACTACCTCACCGGAGTTGATGGATCGAGGGAGTTCTATTACGACTACACAGGCTGTGGTAACACCTTCAACTGCAATCATCCCGTCGGAGAAAAACTGATTCTGGACTCTCTTCGTTTCTGGGTGGAAGAGATGCATGTTGATGGCTTCCGTTTTGATGAAGGATCTGTACTCAGTCGAGGCGAGTCGGGTGCACCGATGGAACATCCGCCAGTGATCTGGGCCATTGAACTGGATGATGTGCTCGCAAAAAGCAAGGTTATTGCTGAGGCCTGGGATGCCGCAGGGCTTTATCAAATCGGCTATTTCCCTGGAGCTCGCTGGGCTGAGTGGAATGGCAAGTACCGCGACGCGATCCGCGGTTTCGTCAAAGGTGACCCCGGTCTGATCAGTGAAGTTGCATCAAGAATTACTGGAAGCTCCGATCTCTATCAATGGCACCGCGAAGAACCGGTGAACAGCATCAACTTCATCACAGCCCACGATGGTTTCACCCTCTATGACTTAACTGCCTACAACGAAAAGCACAATTGGGCCAACGGTGAAGGCAATAATGACGGAATCAACGATAATGTGAGCTGGAATTGCGGGGTTGAGGGAGAGACAGAAGACCAATGGATTAACGATCTACGTGCACGACAGGTTAAGAACTTCGCCACCATCATGATGATTTCCATGGGTGTGCCAATGATTGTCGCAGGCGATGAATTCAAGCGCAGCCAAGGAGGAAATAACAATACATATTGCCACGACAATGAGATCAATTGGTTCAATTGGGACAAAATAAACTCTCCAGATAGTCAGGAGATGATCCGCTTTTGGTCGAAACTGATTGAAAAGCGATTGAAGTTCAAAAACCATTTTAGTGGCCGTTACTTTGCTGGAAAAACTAACCGCTTTAACATCAGTGATATTCACTGGCATGGTCCAGTTGTGAATCAACCAGGATGGAATGATCCACAGGCTCGCTGCTTGGCCTTCACCTTGGGAGATACTGCAGATGATACGGACGGCACCAATAATATTCACGTGATGATGAACATGTACTGGGATGCCATCGACTTTGAGATCCCTCAGTTCGAAGGACTTAATTGGTACAGAACGATCGATACATCGTTGCGCTCTCCTGAAGACATCGTTGACTATGACCAGCAGGTCAAAATCAACGATGGGCGATACGTAGTAACAGGGCGAAGCATTGTGGTTCTTTTTTCTCGAGAAACCACATGA